A stretch of the Deinococcus reticulitermitis genome encodes the following:
- a CDS encoding SPFH domain-containing protein, with protein MSKLEQPVTVSAEGGVSPSSGVASLERQTFGFPGVPFFFLWLGLLALGLWLLITEQFALGVPVVVVTSVLLGGFYIVQPNQAKVLTLFGRYVGSERRNGVYWTNPFTLRKNISLRIRNFNSERLKVNDLMGNPIEIAAVIVWRVVDTARAMFDVEDYAQFVAIQSETALRHLASQYPYDNFSEGGTSLRGNADEVAEALRRELAARLGHAGVEVLEARLSHLAYSPEIAGAMLQRQQASAIIAARQQIVQGAVGMVEMALRELNDQNIVQLDEERKAQMVSNLLVVLTSERGTQPIVNAGSLY; from the coding sequence ATGAGCAAACTGGAGCAGCCGGTCACCGTGAGCGCCGAGGGTGGAGTTTCTCCGAGCAGTGGGGTGGCGAGCTTAGAGAGGCAGACGTTTGGATTCCCAGGGGTTCCGTTTTTCTTTCTGTGGTTGGGCCTGCTTGCGCTGGGGCTGTGGTTGCTGATCACGGAGCAGTTCGCGCTTGGCGTGCCTGTGGTGGTCGTGACCTCGGTGCTGCTCGGCGGCTTTTACATCGTGCAGCCCAATCAGGCCAAGGTGCTGACCCTGTTCGGGCGCTACGTCGGCAGTGAGCGGCGCAACGGTGTGTACTGGACCAATCCTTTCACCCTGCGCAAGAACATCAGCCTGAGGATTCGCAACTTCAACTCCGAGCGCCTCAAGGTCAACGACCTGATGGGCAACCCCATCGAGATCGCCGCCGTGATCGTCTGGCGCGTGGTGGACACGGCGCGCGCGATGTTCGATGTGGAGGATTACGCCCAGTTCGTGGCGATCCAGTCTGAAACGGCGCTGCGGCACCTCGCCTCGCAGTACCCCTACGACAACTTCTCGGAAGGCGGCACCAGCCTGCGCGGCAACGCCGACGAGGTCGCCGAGGCGCTGCGCCGCGAACTCGCCGCCCGGCTCGGGCACGCGGGGGTGGAGGTGCTTGAAGCGCGGCTCTCGCACCTGGCCTACAGCCCGGAAATCGCCGGGGCGATGCTTCAGCGCCAGCAGGCGAGCGCGATCATCGCCGCGCGCCAGCAGATCGTGCAGGGCGCGGTGGGGATGGTCGAGATGGCGCTGCGCGAACTGAACGATCAGAACATCGTTCAACTCGACGAGGAGCGCAAGGCCCAGATGGTGAGCAACCTGCTCGTGGTCCTGACGAGCGAGCGCGGCACCCAGCCCATCGTCAATGCCGGAAGCCTGTATTAG